GAGGATCATGACCCGCCGGTCGGTAGGATCAATGGCATCTGGATGCCGCTCGAAAAATCGCCCATCTCGGCCAAACCAAGAAACCGAACCATGGAGCTTTATGAGTCGCACCGTCAGCACGGGGTGCTCAGCAAAATTCGCTTTAACGCGACGCCCGCATGACAGCGCAAAGCGTTGCGGATCGAAAAACCGCTCGACAGACCCCACAAACCCAGTTTCAATGACGACCCCGGCTTCCGCGCCGGCCATTTCAAACAGAAGATCGTAGTTCGTGCTGAAGATGTGCACGCAAGCTGGTGCTCCGAAGGCGCGCTTCTTCAACGATTCCAACAACTGGACGTGGAGGTCCAATGTCGGCTTCTTAACGCTGAGAATGATATCTGTGACCAGTTCGCGAAGTCGGGTCTCAAGATCGTAAAACCGGGTTTGAGCGGACGAGATCGCGTGCGAGATAACCAGATCTGCGATAACCTCGACGTTCGGATCACCCCATGAAGGATTGTAGCTTCTACCGGCTGCGTTCAGGACTTCGTCCAGTGCACTCTTCTCGGCCGTGTTCAACGCACCCACGACGGACTTGGTGAGTCCAGCCATCATAGGATAGCCCGCCTCCAGCGACGTCCCCGCGCCGAACAGAAATCCCGTAGTCTGCAACCCGCCGCTTTTCAAATTCGGCAGAACATCTTCTAGAATCACCTTGCCCCCGAGTGCGATGTCACCTGATTATTGGGTAATTTCACAAATACATGACGAACATCAACCCACTTATCAGTACTGCTCTCGCACCGGGCCGGATGATGATGGATGACTCTGCCAAATGAAAGGCGGACAGGCTGGGCCTAGGGGCTAAAAATTCCCTGCTGAACGTCCGTGAAGTGGCAACTGATGCTGTTCACCGTAGCCCATCGCCAGTGCAGCCATGCCGGTCGCATCGTCGGTCATGAAGAGTTATGCAAAGAGAGGCACGCTAGGCTAGGGCCAGTTTGAGGAGTGGTGCGATGTCGCGGCTCCTGGTTGCCACAAAACCAGCTTGAAATCGGGCGTTCGCAGGTCCATGTTGCGACCACGGGCCACCGTTGTAACTCCGAAACCGAAACTCGACGAAAATCGCTAACCTGTAACTCGAAAACCGAAAACCGAGGCGGCCCCCAACAAAGACGATCGCGAAAGCGGCCGCTTGCTGAGGTTTTGTGGTTATGAACAGGTGGATGTGGCAGGCTACGGCCTCTGTCGTTCGGGAACTTCTTAAATCGGGTCATGTGAAGCTCGGGGCGGCTTTGTTCGCACTCGTAGTCGTTTGCTCGACGACGGCGTTCGCACTAGCCGTTCTGGCAAGTGGAAAAGCCGCGTCTAGCGGGATGGACCTAGCCAAGAGCCAGCTCGAGCCTAAGGGCGGTGTGCCGGTTACCAAAAGACATCACTAGTTTATCTTAGAGCGCAAACCCGGCCGGTGGGTGAGCATTAGGCGAGTAGCAGGTTTCGGCCTGACCGACCGTTCACGCCCTATCTGCTAAAGGGCGTGATTTGGTCGGGGCGCACCTTTGAGCGAACGGCGGCTATACCAGCATCCCCGCGCGTAACCAGACATTCGCCTATCGGCCAGCTTTGGATAGCTGCCCTTCCGGACCTGGAGATCGAAAATTGGTCCCTGTATGGCAAAGAAGGGTCGGCGGGAGAAGTGGCGATCCCGAGCGACGCGCTTGGCCTCCGATCAGCGAAATGGAGCGGCACGCTCCCATTTTCCCAGCTTCAATCTGCGGCCTCATCCCAGAAGCTCATTAATGACGTGATTGCGGCGTCGATCTGCAACAGCGGTACGCCATCTCTTGCTTCAAATGATATGCCGCTCAAGAAGGTGCTGAATATCCTTGCCATTGCCGTTGTGTCAGTGCTTGGGTGCAGATCTCCGTTCGCTTTAGCTCGCGCCACATGCCGGTAGATACCTTGACGATTGCGTTCGCGCTCCTGTGCAAGAAGAGCTTCTACCTGTCGGTTTTCAGGTGAGCAGTTGTTGGCGCCCAGCATGATCAGGCAGCCCGGGGGATGCGATTGTGCCGTTTGCATAGCTGCGGACTCACGCAATGCCGTTTCGATTGCATCGCGCGGCGTGTGGGTGTCGTCTTTTAGGGGGGCGGTCACCTGTCCATAGGATCCGATATATCGGTCTACCACTTCGTGGAACAGAGCCTCCTTGGAGGTGAAAGCCGCATAGAAGCTGGCTGAGGATAGCCCGCCCATGCTTTCGCGCAACTGCGCCAAAGAGGTCGGCTCGTAACCCTGAGCCCAGAAAAGCGTCATTGCAGTATCGATAGCGGCGTCTCGATCAAAGGCGCGCGGCCGTCCCGTGCGTGGCATTGCCATCTCCATTTATGGACCGAACAATCTATAAATCATTGCCAGCCCGATGTCACTTATGTATTTATGGATCGATCAATCCATAAATGTGAGTTCTCATGCCGAACGAAAATTCCAACGGGTCCAATGACGCCATGCCAGTTTCCGCGCTTCTTGCGCTTGCGATGACTGGTTTCATCTGCATCGCGACGGAAACCCTGCCGGCTGGCCTTTTGCCGCAGATATCTTCTGGTATGGGCATTTCATCGGGGCTCGCGGGACAAACTGTCACCGCTTATGCGATCGGCTCGCTGATCGCTGCCATTCCCCTGAGCATAGCTACGCAAGGATTGCGGCGGCGCAGCGTCCTTTTGCTGACGATTGTCGGCTTTCTGATCTTCAATTCAATAACCGCGCTCTCGCACCATATTGTTCTCACAATGACCGCGCGCTTCATGGCCGGCATGTCGGCGGGATTGGCCTGGAGTCTGCTTGCAGGATATGCGCGCCGGATGGTCGCCCCCGAACAGCAGGGCCGGGCGATGGCGATCGCCATGGTGGGAACACCCGTAGCTCTGTCGTTGGGCGTTCCTTTCGGAACCTGGTTAGGCTCCGTTGTCGGCTGGCGTTCTGCCTTTGGGGTGATGTCATTTCTTACGATTGTGCTGATCCTATGGGTGTTGGCCAAGGTCCCTGATTATCCCGGCCAGCTTCGCAGCGCGCGCATGCCCATCTATAGCGCGCTTAGGACGCCGGGGGTTCGACCCGTTCTTGGCGTGGTCATCAGCTGGATGCTCGCACACAACATCCTTTACACATATGTGGCGCCGTTTGTGACACCTGCTGGCCTGGCGAACCATGTGGATCTTGTACTGCTCATATTTGGCATGGCCGCTCTGGCCGGGATATGGGTGACCGGTAAACTGGTGGACCATTTCTTGCGGTTGACCGTGCTTGCGAGCCTCGCGTTTTTCGGCCTGATCACGTTGATCTTTGCGTTGGATGCGCAATCCGCCATCGTAATCTACGCCGGCACCGCGGTCTGGGGGCTGACCTTCGGCGGAGCGGCGACTTTGCTCCAGACCGCCCTCGCAGATGCCGCCGGCGCCAGTGCAGACACAGCTCTTGCGATGAATGTTGTTGCCTGGAATGGTGCGATCGCAGCGGGCGGCATTGCTGGCGGCTTCATGCTTGAGACATGGGGGGCAACAGTATTTCCCTGGGCCATGTTTGCGTTAATATTGGTTGGTTTCATGCTGGCATGGTCAGCACGTGCGTACGGCTTTCCTGCAGGAAGCCGTACAGGAGATGTTGCGGTCATCGGGCATTGAGCTAGCTAGTCGGTGTTCCAGCATGAGTGCAGCAAGGTCTTCGATTTTGCCGCACCCTAAGGCAGCCGGAATTACAAGCTGACTGTCTGTAGTTGGAGAACTGATATTGGCCGCTGGACGTCTGATTTGGGTCGTCGTGAGACAAAGACTTTTGCTCTGCAAAAAATCTGTCCGTATTAACAAGGTATCTATAGAACAGATCGCCCTTCCTAGCCTGGAGCGAGATCGAAAGGTTTACCTGCCCATTCATGTCGCACGTGGAATCGTTGGCACTTCTGGGAACGCCAGCGGTTGGCAGACTGAGGAGAGTGCTTCATGTCCGACAGGATCGTGTCGATAGGGTTTCTGACCGAGCGAGACCTAAAGCGGCTGGGCGACGGCTTTCAGCGTCATTTTCCTATATCCAGCGACGACATGTTGGCCGATCTGATGGCGAAGCTGGATCGCGTGCCGCCCGTTGGAATGGCAAAGCCAAGAGATAGGCGATAACGGACAGGTTGGGCTATGCCCCTTTTTGGGCGGCAGGGTCTAAGGCTCCGCGGGCGAGAAAAACGGCGCGAAAAGACCCGCGCCGTTTTCGCTATTTACCTATCCACTCTTACTTGGACTTCCCAGATTGTCCGGAAGCCTGGGACACGGCGCTGCCCGCCGACCGGAGATCCTTGCCTGCGCCTTCCACCGTATTGCAGGCGGTGAGGCCAAGAGCGGCAAGTGTGGTCACTGCAAAAGCGATCTTCGTCATAATCTTGTCCTTCATTCCTGACAGATGGCTCAGCGGTTGCCTTTGAGGGCGGGGATGGCGGCCAGTGCTGCCGACGCAATTGCCAGCAGGCTTATGACCGGGTGCGCCCGGTAAAAGGCGCGGGCTTCATCGATCACTGTCCCCAGCAACCCCTCCACCTGGCCCTCAAGCTGGCGGGCCTGACCCCGCAACTGGGTTTCCTTGTCCCCGGTCAGAGCGCCGAAGCCCTCCTCCAGCGTGCCGACCTTGTCCTTGATGGTGCCCATGATGTCGTGCTTGTTCATGATGATGTTCCTATACGTGTAGATATGGTTGGATCGGTCAGGGGTTGCGCCGGGTCGCGACGATACCGCCCGCTGCGGCCGCGCCTGCGCCCAGCAGCATGACCAGGAACAGGGCGAAGGCCGTGCCTGCAGCATAGTCCGCACCCTTGGCCCCCGCGTCGATCGCGGTGTCTACGGCGCTCTTCTTGGCGAACAGAAAGTCCTGCCGGGCCTTTTCCACCTTGGCGCGGGCGTCGCTTTCGCTGATCTTCTGCTGGGCTGCGATGATCGCCGCGATGCGATTTTCCGCTTCCTGTCCTTCCGCGCCGCCGCGCGCCATGCCGGGGAGTTCAGCCACGATCGCCTTGCGGCTCTGCTCGGGCGTCATCTGCGCGGGGTTGGCGGGGGCGTCATCCAGCAGCGCGCTGACCTGCGCATCGACGTCCGCCTCATCGATGCCGGCAGCCTTGGCCACGGTGGGCGTAATGACGCCGGCGCTGGCCGTTGCCGCGGTGGCGAGGCCGCCCACTGTGCGGAATGCGCCACCCACCAGACCGCCGATCGCGGAACTGAGCAGGTAGAAGGTCAGCAGCAGGGTCAGACCCCAGATGGCGACGCCGTGCAGGACGCCGTCGATCGGCCGCCTTGTGTGAGAGATGGTCGCGGCGGCGAAGGCGCCGGCGCCCAGCGCGATCACGGTGCTCAGCGTCCACCAGATGATGGCGCCAATGCCAAGGCCGCCGGCGCTTGGCCCGCCATTACCGGCCGGGTCCAGGCTGGAAAAGCCAATGCCCGCGCCCAACAGGCCCAGCATCAGTTCGATAGCGAGCGCGACGACGGTGCCGACGAGCAGCGCCGACCAGCTCATACGCGGGGTGACGCGGACGTCAAAATGCGGATCGTTCATGGTCGTTGCCATGGAAGCCTCCTGTTCTTTGATTATTTGGGGGGAGAGGCGCTTACTTGCTCTTCAGCGTCTTGATGGCAGCCTCGATGGTTTCGGCTACGCTCGATTGCGCCTTGCCGCCCATCTTTTCAGCAGCGCCTTTCGCCTGCGTTTTACGGTCGCCGGTGATTTTGCCGATCGCTTCCTTGATCGACCCTTTCACCTGGCGCGCTTCGCCCTTGATGCGGTCTTCGTTCATATGATCCTCCATCGTCGTGGCGGGCCGAAGCTGCGCCGATGATGGAGAAATAAGGCGGGCCGTTTCCGTGTGGCAGATGCGTAAATACTAAATCGTATAGTAGTTCTGCATCATAAAGTCAGTTTATCGGCAGCTTCAACGGATAGCCGCGCTCGCGCGCCCACAGCACGGCCTGGGCGCGTCGGTTGACGCCGATCTTAGCGTAGACGCGCGCAACATGATTGCGCAGCGTGTTACGGGAAACCCCCATCTCCCGGGCTATGACCGTGTCGTCGCCGCCCTCGCACAAGCGGCTGAGCACTTCCTTCTCCCGCCGCGTGAGTTCGCTGGTTTCGACTGGACGCGGCGCGCCATGGGGCGTGCGCAAATTGGCAAGCTTTTCCACGACGGTTCGACTGAACCAATTGGTGTCCTTCATCACGGCTTCAATTGCGCCGATCAGTTCCAGTTCGCTGTGGCGCCGTTCGTGGATGTCCTGGATGACCCACAAGATGCAGGTGTCTCGGCGCAGCGAGATGGAGGCGGCCGAGACCAGACATTCGGTCAGGCCGCCGTGCTGGGTGCGCACCGTTGCATCTTTGCCGCGAAAAGCCGTTCGTTCGCTTAGTTCTTCCTCAGCCGTGTCAAGGAAGGTCCCATCTTTCCATAATTTAAGCGCCGCCATGGTCCTGCCCATCGCCTCGTCCGACGACCAGCCGGTAAGCTGGTGGAAGGCGTCGTTGGTATCACATAAGATGCCATCGTCCCGCGTGGTGATCGCCATAGCTACCGGGGCAAGGCGAAATGTCGTGACGAACCGCTCCTCGCTGTGCCGCAGTTCATTCTCCGCCTGCCTGCGCGGCTCCAAATCTGCGAAAGAAAAGAGCATGCAGGGCTCGTCATCCAGTTCGACCGGTTGTCCAGCGACGATCACTAGCTTGCGGCCGCCGTCGGGCAGTTCGATATCCGCCTGCATTTGCGGCACGGTGCGGCCTTCCCGGAGCCTGTCCTTGGCCCCGTCGAGATTTTCGGCGTCCTTGAGGATATCGATTTCGTAGAGGCTGCGACCAAGGACTTCATCCTTCTGATAACCGGTGAGGTCCACAAAGCCCTGGTTGACCTTCACATAACGCTGGTCGGCCAAGCGCATGATGACGGCAGGCGCAGGATTGACGTTGAATGTTTGTTCAAAGCGCTGCTCTGCTTCAAAACGCAACGACACATCCTGGATGACAAGCACGAGCAGGTCAGGATTCCCGTCCACATCGGTGAGGATCAGGCTGCGTATCTGGTGTATCCATCGAGGCTCGTCCTCGTCTTGCGGAATGACTTCGACGATGACCTCATCAAAGGCTTCTCCGGCGATGACCCGGTCGATCGGATAATCCCCTTCTCCCAATCTATGCTTGTTGCGATAGCGCAACTGAAAGCGCTGCCGGTAGTCGTCGACATCCGTTCCAAGGCCGCTCATCTGATCGACGCCGTGCATCCGAAGTGCGGCTTCATTCGCCCACAATATGGTCTGGTTTGCATCTACCAGCAGGACCCCTTCGCTCAGGCTGCCGATGATATGCCTGAGGCGATCGAGATCAATGGATGGTTGAACGTTGGTCATGCGTGAGTTTTAGCCGTTATAGGCATTTGGGCAAAGCGTTCGACGCAAGAGCCGCGCTTTCATTGAAATGGAATGCTGAAGTAGCGTCGATGAGCACGCCAAGGCTCCACCTAAGCGGAACGTCTGCACTTGGCGACGGGAATTGGTACGATGAACGTCTGCGAAGGGTGTGCGCCGTGCAAATCCGAGCCACGCGCGCAAGCGCAAGCGCTCGTCCAGCAGTACGAACGACCCGACCGCAACGATTAGCGGCTGAAGTGCGCCCAAGAGCGCCATGACGCCCGCAGGCATACCATCGCCAATCGCCCACCAACTCGCCCCCAGATACACGCCGTTCAGCAGCCCGCCTGCCGCAAAGTGGAGCGCCAGACCCCGCCCCTGAGGCAATCGCTGGCCCGCCAGCAAGGCGGCGACGCCCAGCAGCGACGCGGTGAGGAAAGGCGGGCCGTGAGTACGAGTTCCGCGCTCGCATAGGGCGTCGTCGCCCGCGCTACGATGAACCCGGTGGACCAGATCAGAACAAAAAGTAGAGGCGCGAACAACTGCATGGCGTTGCCCTTCGTAGATCGAAAAGGTGTGGGTCGAGGGAGCATGACGGCACGGGCTCGCCACGCGCTGCCAGGCCCCGACGGCATCAGATGCATTGCAGATTGGTCAGCGTTGCGCGCACTGCTTCCAAGAGCGGCGTGCGGGGCTCAACGCCCAGCGTCGCCACGAGCCGATCGTTGACCAATCGGACCGGCTGCCGCCAGAGATAGCGCATCTCCATCATCTCTCGCGGCGTGATCGCCATTAGTGCTGCCACGCGGAGCAGCCACCACGGCAGCGGGCGGATCGGCACAACGGGATCCCCGAGCACGCGCGCGATGGCCTGCACCATTTGGCGCCCGTCATGGTCCCAGTGCCCTTCCATGTGGAATGACGCGAAACCCGGCAGGTTCGCACGCTCCAGCAGCTGGACCATGGTTTCGGCGACGTCCGGCAAATATGCCCATTGATGGCCGACGTCTCGCGTGCCGGGGTTACGGATAACCTTGGGACGCGCTCCGGGCGTCACCAACCCTTGCCCGAACCAGTTGTTGGCCGCACCAGGGCCGAAAAAGTCGCCCGCCCGCACGATGAGCACGCTGCACTTCCCCTGTTCTGCCGCGATGCGGAGCCGCTGCTCCATCTCCACCCGGATCAGGCCTTTTCCCGTCTTCGGCGTCTGCGGTGCGTCCTCGGCAATGTTCGGGAACACGTTGGGCCCGTAATTATAGACCGTACCCGGTAGAAGGATGCGGGCGCCGCTCGCGGATGCGGCGCGGATCGTGTTGTCGAGCATCGGCAAGACGAGGCGATCCCAGTCGCGATAGCCCGGCGGGTTGACCGCATGGACGATGACCGACGCGCCCTCAGCAGCGGATGCGACCGACGCCGCAACCATCGCATCCCCTGTCAAAGCCTCGCATCCTGTCGGAAAATCTGCAGCGGCACGGCGGGTCAATGCCCTGACCGTCCAACCGCCAGCGATCAGACGACGCATCACGGCACCGCCGACGCCTCCCGTCGCGCCCAGAACCAACGCTGTTTTCTTCATTGTTCGCCTCCTTGTTTGTCTGGAGGGAAGATGACGTCGACGCGTATAAACGAGAATTGTCGTATTGCGTGCAGCTGCTATACAAAAATAGATGAGCAAGGAACCGAGTTGGGATGTCTACCGCAGCTTCGCCGCGGTGCTGCAGCAGGGCTCGCTGTCGGCTGCGTCGCGCGCGCTCGGCATGACCCAGCCAAGCATTGCACGCCATATTGATGCGCTGGAGCAGGCGATCGGTGGCACGCTGTTCGTCCGTTCACAGCGGGGTCTGTCTCCCACAGATCAGGCGCTGGCGCTACGACCACACGCTGAAGCGCTTGTCGCGGCGGCGGAAGCGCTCCGCAGATCCGCCGAAGGTGCGCCGGGGATGCCGGAGGGTACGGTGCGCATCACTGCCAGCCAGGCGGTGGGGACGCACCACCTGCCGGCGATCGTGACGGGCCTCCGCCGCGCGCAACCCAGGCTGCAGTTCGAACTGGCGTTGACCGACGATCTGGACGACCTGCTACAACGTCGAGCCGACGTCGCCATACGCATGGCTCAGCCCGAGCAAAAAGCGCTGGTGGCTAAGCGCGTTGGCGCCGTCCACCTCGGCTTGCACGCACATCGCAGCTATCTTGCACGAAGAGGCGTGCCCAGCCGGCTCGAGAACCTACCCGAACACGACCTGATCGGCTTCGACACTGAGACACCGTTCACCAGAGCGGGCATGCGCCATTTGCCGGGGATCGAGCGCTCGACGTTCGCCTTGCGTGTAGACGATGCGGCGGCGCAGTTCGAAGCTATTCGGGCCGAATTCGGCATCGGTATCTGCCAGACAGCCGTCGCGCGTCGCGATCCGGATCTATGCCGCGTGCTGGCAGACGCCTTCGATCTACCGCTTCCGGTGTGGATCGTTATGCATGAGGACCTACGAAACGGCAGCCGCTACAGGTTCACCTTCGACGCGCTCGTGCAGGCATTCGCCGAAATTACGCGCGCTGCGTAAGGCGCGCAACATTCTAGGTTGGCGGCGGGAGTTGGGCCAGGTTTTCCAATCAGGTCCCGTCAAGTGGTTTGGAATTCCCATCGTGCGCTACGCCTGACCGTCGGGTTTCAGCCCTAGCCGCCGTTTCCACCCGCTTATGGGGACGGCTTGAGTTGGTCGCCTGCTGCCAGGGGCGGCGCACCGCTGGCTTTATTGTAATCAATCGCCGCTTTTTGGGACAGACCTGGCGTTATTAGTGCATATGATGAACAGCAGACCTGGGGCCTGATCGCTGCCAAGGAGCATCCTCCGACAATCCCTGACACCCGCCAAATGATGCTGTCTCTGTGACTGGAACCCACAGCACTTTGAGTGTTGCACATGGTCAGCTTGGCCGAACAAACTGCTGCGTCCTGCTATCTCGTGCAATCGGCGGCATGGTGGGTGTGCAACCTGGCACAGCCGCGCTAGCGTCGCCGTTTAAGCAATCGGGAACAGGTATGAACGGATATGTGCGTTTGGAAACGGCGGACGGCGATTTCGTGGTCGTCAATGTCGATCGGGTCAGTTTCGTGCGGCGCTTCCGCGGCGAAGCCGGCATCAGCGCGATCAATTTCGAGAAAGGAAATTATCTCGTCGTCAAAGGCAGTCTCGACAGTGTCATGAACATCCTGGCCGAAGGCTGAAGCGAAGCTCATGCTTGCCGCCCTATCCGCAGTCGTTCTGGCATCCGGGCAGGTCTTTGCCTGCACGCCGACCCATGTCTGGGACGGAGACGGCCCGATCTGGTGTGCGGAAGGTCCAAAGGTGCGTTTGGCCGGTATAGCTGCCCGCGAGATGGACGGCACATGCAAACAGGGGCACCCCTGTCCCAAGGCATCGGCTATTGCAACGCGAGACCGGCTGGTGCGCTTGCTGGGCGGCGCGAAAGGCAAGGCGCGGACCGGCCATATTCTCGTATCGGCGCCGACCATGCGCTGCGTTTCGAATGGATCGGCATGGGGCGGTCGCACAGGGGCGTGGTGCAATCTGCCGGGCACGGGCGACATAAGCTGCGCCATGATCAGGTCAGGCACTGTCCTGCGATGGGATCGCTATGCGCGGGGGCATTGCCGCTGATGCCGAGAGGAACGCGCCACGAACTGACCGGTATTCTTCTGGAAGGCGACTTCTATCCGGTGTTGCGTGTTGCCGACGGCGGCGAATGGCGACTGGAGATCGCCAAGACCTGGCGGCCTCTGCTGGGCAAGCGCGTTGCCATCATCGGCGTACGTGACGGTTTTGATCTGATTGCCGTCGAGCGGATTGCCCTGGCATGACGCACGACCAGCTTATGTGGGGGGCGGTGTCCATGCTGATGACGCAGCATGGTGAGCACGCACCGCGCAAGGTGGCAGAACGAATTGGTTCCCTCGCGGTTGCGGGAGACATGGCTGGCGTGGCGCTATGGAAAGACATTGCACGCCGGATGGACATGATGATGCGATCACGCGCTCAATAGCCGGTCATCGCCTTGGCCATTACATTCAAGGCACGGAGGGTGGTGTTCGCAACAGGCGTATATAGGTGGCGAGCCGATTTTTTCGCCGGGCATGGAACTGCCGGACGTGCTTGGCCAATGCTGATGCAGTCGCGGCTTCAGCGGCCAATTCCAGTTCCGCCAGTTCATCACGCGTGTTTCCAATCACGCGTTCGTCCAGTTGGCGCATGGCATGGAGCCGGTCATTGGCGCTTTCAACAGCGCGAGTGAACGCACTATTGCCTTGCCTCAAGGCCAGACGGAGAAAAAAACGCGCGGTCCGTTCGGGCACATCTGATGCATCATGCTCCAAC
This window of the Sphingobium sp. CR2-8 genome carries:
- a CDS encoding PAS domain S-box protein; translated protein: MTNVQPSIDLDRLRHIIGSLSEGVLLVDANQTILWANEAALRMHGVDQMSGLGTDVDDYRQRFQLRYRNKHRLGEGDYPIDRVIAGEAFDEVIVEVIPQDEDEPRWIHQIRSLILTDVDGNPDLLVLVIQDVSLRFEAEQRFEQTFNVNPAPAVIMRLADQRYVKVNQGFVDLTGYQKDEVLGRSLYEIDILKDAENLDGAKDRLREGRTVPQMQADIELPDGGRKLVIVAGQPVELDDEPCMLFSFADLEPRRQAENELRHSEERFVTTFRLAPVAMAITTRDDGILCDTNDAFHQLTGWSSDEAMGRTMAALKLWKDGTFLDTAEEELSERTAFRGKDATVRTQHGGLTECLVSAASISLRRDTCILWVIQDIHERRHSELELIGAIEAVMKDTNWFSRTVVEKLANLRTPHGAPRPVETSELTRREKEVLSRLCEGGDDTVIAREMGVSRNTLRNHVARVYAKIGVNRRAQAVLWARERGYPLKLPIN
- a CDS encoding TetR/AcrR family transcriptional regulator — encoded protein: MPRTGRPRAFDRDAAIDTAMTLFWAQGYEPTSLAQLRESMGGLSSASFYAAFTSKEALFHEVVDRYIGSYGQVTAPLKDDTHTPRDAIETALRESAAMQTAQSHPPGCLIMLGANNCSPENRQVEALLAQERERNRQGIYRHVARAKANGDLHPSTDTTAMARIFSTFLSGISFEARDGVPLLQIDAAITSLMSFWDEAAD
- a CDS encoding CsbD family protein is translated as MNEDRIKGEARQVKGSIKEAIGKITGDRKTQAKGAAEKMGGKAQSSVAETIEAAIKTLKSK
- a CDS encoding DUF6961 family protein; translated protein: MWGAVSMLMTQHGEHAPRKVAERIGSLAVAGDMAGVALWKDIARRMDMMMRSRAQ
- a CDS encoding SIR2 family protein; the protein is MILEDVLPNLKSGGLQTTGFLFGAGTSLEAGYPMMAGLTKSVVGALNTAEKSALDEVLNAAGRSYNPSWGDPNVEVIADLVISHAISSAQTRFYDLETRLRELVTDIILSVKKPTLDLHVQLLESLKKRAFGAPACVHIFSTNYDLLFEMAGAEAGVVIETGFVGSVERFFDPQRFALSCGRRVKANFAEHPVLTVRLIKLHGSVSWFGRDGRFFERHPDAIDPTDRRVMILPRRRKVMETLHAPHDALFTAARNALGAECKYVASCGFSFGDDHINENLLTPLVNGGGIRLFALCDKETDGMAALKTAGAFNAGFDTGGIAKGVAHTTGTDCWKFSKFVEMFK
- a CDS encoding entericidin A/B family lipoprotein, yielding MTKIAFAVTTLAALGLTACNTVEGAGKDLRSAGSAVSQASGQSGKSK
- a CDS encoding MFS transporter encodes the protein MPNENSNGSNDAMPVSALLALAMTGFICIATETLPAGLLPQISSGMGISSGLAGQTVTAYAIGSLIAAIPLSIATQGLRRRSVLLLTIVGFLIFNSITALSHHIVLTMTARFMAGMSAGLAWSLLAGYARRMVAPEQQGRAMAIAMVGTPVALSLGVPFGTWLGSVVGWRSAFGVMSFLTIVLILWVLAKVPDYPGQLRSARMPIYSALRTPGVRPVLGVVISWMLAHNILYTYVAPFVTPAGLANHVDLVLLIFGMAALAGIWVTGKLVDHFLRLTVLASLAFFGLITLIFALDAQSAIVIYAGTAVWGLTFGGAATLLQTALADAAGASADTALAMNVVAWNGAIAAGGIAGGFMLETWGATVFPWAMFALILVGFMLAWSARAYGFPAGSRTGDVAVIGH
- a CDS encoding CsbD family protein, whose translation is MNKHDIMGTIKDKVGTLEEGFGALTGDKETQLRGQARQLEGQVEGLLGTVIDEARAFYRAHPVISLLAIASAALAAIPALKGNR
- a CDS encoding DUF5818 domain-containing protein yields the protein MVQSAGHGRHKLRHDQVRHCPAMGSLCAGALPLMPRGTRHELTGILLEGDFYPVLRVADGGEWRLEIAKTWRPLLGKRVAIIGVRDGFDLIAVERIALA
- a CDS encoding thermonuclease family protein, with protein sequence MLAALSAVVLASGQVFACTPTHVWDGDGPIWCAEGPKVRLAGIAAREMDGTCKQGHPCPKASAIATRDRLVRLLGGAKGKARTGHILVSAPTMRCVSNGSAWGGRTGAWCNLPGTGDISCAMIRSGTVLRWDRYARGHCR
- a CDS encoding LysR family transcriptional regulator, whose translation is MSKEPSWDVYRSFAAVLQQGSLSAASRALGMTQPSIARHIDALEQAIGGTLFVRSQRGLSPTDQALALRPHAEALVAAAEALRRSAEGAPGMPEGTVRITASQAVGTHHLPAIVTGLRRAQPRLQFELALTDDLDDLLQRRADVAIRMAQPEQKALVAKRVGAVHLGLHAHRSYLARRGVPSRLENLPEHDLIGFDTETPFTRAGMRHLPGIERSTFALRVDDAAAQFEAIRAEFGIGICQTAVARRDPDLCRVLADAFDLPLPVWIVMHEDLRNGSRYRFTFDALVQAFAEITRAA
- a CDS encoding NAD-dependent epimerase/dehydratase family protein codes for the protein MKKTALVLGATGGVGGAVMRRLIAGGWTVRALTRRAAADFPTGCEALTGDAMVAASVASAAEGASVIVHAVNPPGYRDWDRLVLPMLDNTIRAASASGARILLPGTVYNYGPNVFPNIAEDAPQTPKTGKGLIRVEMEQRLRIAAEQGKCSVLIVRAGDFFGPGAANNWFGQGLVTPGARPKVIRNPGTRDVGHQWAYLPDVAETMVQLLERANLPGFASFHMEGHWDHDGRQMVQAIARVLGDPVVPIRPLPWWLLRVAALMAITPREMMEMRYLWRQPVRLVNDRLVATLGVEPRTPLLEAVRATLTNLQCI